Proteins co-encoded in one Malus sylvestris chromosome 9, drMalSylv7.2, whole genome shotgun sequence genomic window:
- the LOC126634231 gene encoding protein LIGHT-DEPENDENT SHORT HYPOCOTYLS 10-like — protein MSRERGKDFAEGSSAGGSLNDDQQQPATPSRYESQKRRDWNTFGQYLKNQRPPVALSQSNYNHVLEFLRYLDQFGKTKVHLQGCMFYGQPEPPAPCTCPLRQAWGSLDALIGRLRAAYEENGGSPENNPFASGAIRVYLREVRECQAMARGIPFKKKKKKPSPSKGSGPNDDESSSTMHFS, from the coding sequence ATGTCtagagaaagaggcaaagaTTTCGCCGAAGGATCGTCTGCTGGAGGTTCTCTGAATGATGATCAGCAGCAGCCGGCCACACCAAGCCGCTATGAATCCCAGAAGAGAAGGGACTGGAACACTTTTGGTCAGTACTTGAAGAACCAGAGGCCTCCAGTGGCGCTGTCTCAGAGCAATTACAACCATGTACTGGAGTTTCTTAGGTATCTGGACCAGTTTGGGAAGACCAAAGTTCATCTCCAGGGTTGCATGTTTTATGGGCAGCCTGAGCCTCCTGCTCCTTGCACATGTCCACTTAGGCAAGCCTGGGGCAGCCTGGATGCTCTCATAGGGAGGCTGAGGGCTGCCTACGAAGAAAATGGAGGATCCCCGGAGAACAACCCTTTCGCTAGCGGTGCAATCAGGGTTTACCTGAGGGAGGTCAGGGAGTGCCAAGCTATGGCAAGAGGGATTCcttttaagaagaaaaagaagaagccaAGTCCAAGCAAGGGATCCGGACCAAATGATGATGAATCAAGTTCTACCATGCATTTCTCTTGA